In Paroedura picta isolate Pp20150507F chromosome 15, Ppicta_v3.0, whole genome shotgun sequence, the genomic window TTCATAGTCTGTccttctcacttggactcaaggcagatcacaaaGAGCAATTCAGTCGACAGAGTGGGGTTACGCAGTAGAAACGCAAGAGGAATAGAGTTTTAGAACCCATCCGAAATGTAAAAAGAGAAGCCAACCCATGTCTcgctggcagaacatctgcttggcatgcagaaggtcccggagGGCAATCAGCAGTTTCTTAGGTGGtaactaaggttgccaatctccaggtggtggctggcgctcccagaattataacaggggacagagatcaattcccctggagaaaatgcctacttGGGAAGGTATGGTAAATAGACCCCATGTTATTAAACTTTTTCTGGGGCTCCCCAGGGTAACTCCAGTGCAGGGATTGGAAGTTTAGCTGCATGGCCTGGATTGGCCGTGCAAACGGCCATTTGTTCAACTCCCAGGCTAACAAGATTAGTCCAGAGGGGATTAGAGCGGGGCTGATCCCTCCTGGGAACAAGAGTCTCAGTGTGTTGGTTGTAGCATCAGAGAGCAGTGGGGTAACATGCAGCCGAATTCCCAAGCGCCGTGTCCCAAGCGCCGAATTCGAGAGCGCCAACCTTCTCGCTCCAATTTAACTTGCATTTGTAACTTGATTTTCTGGGTCTGACTGTTGTTCATCCCTTCCTTGTGCTGCTCTAAGTGGAAggcggtgggtggtggtggtggtgggaagtaaTAGAAGCAGACTGATTGGTACAGGACGTTTTTGAGCTGCGTAACCCAGTGCTCTGTCTCCGCCAGCAGCCAGGCAGAAGCATCAAGCTTCCCTGTTGCTCTCCCGTgtggtatactgcctctgaacttggATGTTCCATTTGTCATTGAAATGAATATCAGTAGGCCTGACTGGGGTGGCTCAggttagccaagttttatcagctctcggaagctaagcagggtcggccctgttcagcacttggatgggagaccaccaaggaaattgaGGGTTTCTATGCAGAGACATACCATTGCAATTCTTCTATTGCCTCAAAAAACCCTActgggttgccagaagtcagctgcaacaTGGTGGCATTTTCTGCCACGAGACCCCTTTCATCTGGCATAATTCTCTTCGTTGGGCATGGCTGGATTTCAGTGTCTTTGGAGGTGGTATTTGGAAGAGGAACGAATTTCGGTAACTGCGGGACGTTGGACTTTCTGAAGTGGTTAACAGCACAGTGACCCCTTCAAGGTTGGAGTTGCCAAAAGTGGCCAAGCGCACGGATGCGGGATGCGCCAATTACACAAACATAACGAGCCGTATTGATCCGGATGGGAAAGCAAAAGCCTTGCTCCAGATGGTGCACAGGGGCCGTGGGGGAGGGAGCCTCCATGACCCCGTTTCGGCCCTGCCCGGCCTCACGGCCACTGCTGTCGCTCTCCCCTAAGCCAGCATCAAAATGAGAGTGGCACCCAGTGGCAGAATGCAAAAAATAAGTAAGTCCCCATAGTTCCGTGCTAGACCTTGGCTTCTTTCCCACGGAGACTAAAGGCTGATCTTCCCTTAGGTTTCATCGTGTGAAAGATCCGGGGTTCCTGCCTAGGGGAGAGGTAAAAGGGGGCTGGGGCAGCTTCTTGTTTGCCTGCAGATGGTCTCAGAAGGTAGCCGTGTAGATCTGCAGTAGAGAAGCTAGACCGGAGAGCGCCTTAGAGTGCTGACCTGGAATAGCCCAGGGTAGCCCGATCTTGAacgatcttggaaactaagcaaggtcagccttggtcagcatttggatgggagaacatccCGGAATCGAGGGTCGTGATGCCGAGCCAaggattggcaaaccacccctgaacatctcttgcttggaaAAGTCCACTgggagtcaccataaatcagatgtGACTTGATGGTCAACAACGTTTGGGGGGTATCcgacgaagggagctttgactctcaaaaacgaGTACCCCGAAAACCGTGCTGGCCTGTCAGGTGCTCCCGGACTCCAATCCAGCTGTTCTTTGTCTGAGtctttggagagctgctggatGTCAAAGGAGAGAATTGACTGGATCAGGCAGACCGAAGGTTTGATTGGATACAAGGCAGTTTTGTTTTATGGAGGGATCATAGCTCAGGGAAGGGCCCCTACCTTGATCACAAAGGGTCCCAAGCCTTTCCTTATCCTCTCTGGTTGAAAGCTCTCAAGTAGCTGAGGAAGAACATTCTCTGCCCATCCTTGGACAATTGCTGTCAGCCAGAGATGGCCCAGAGATCTGACATCTTCTGAGTAGCTGCGTAGTCACTGAGAGACTTTTGTCCTGAATCCCTTCCTTGCTAGGATCTGTTTCCCCCCCTATTCCATTTAGGTatggagatacctggagactttgggagtggagcctagggaggatggtgtttggggaggggacggatttcagtctaccttccaaagtggccattttattcaggggaacttacctctgtcacctggagttcagttgtaattccagaagacctccagccaccaccaaacATATAATAAAAGTTCCAAGTTTATTTTGTGGTAGTAAGAGTTTCAGTAAAGGCTTCCTTATTTTAACTTGCTTATCCAGAATTCCCTGACAACTAGCTTGTGAAGAATTAAACAGTTTCCGGTAACACTGCTTTCAAATCATAAATCTTCATCAGAGTTCCAATTATCTCTCATCTTGTGCTGCTGGCTGGCACGTGCTCCCTTCAAACTCTCTAGACGAGATACAGTTGCAATTCTGATGAAGATTTATGATTCGAAGGCAGTGTTACCGGAAACTGTTTAATTTTTTGATTAGCTAGTCGTAAGGGAGTCCTCGACAAGCTGACTAAAATAGGGAAGCCATTACTGAAGCACTTCCTGCCACAAAATAAACTTGGAACTTTGATTATACAATTGCCTCTCATGGTCTTCACGCTTAACTAGCACCTGGGGGTTGGTAACCCCAATTCCATTGTACAGCCCAGTGTAACAGCTGGGCAAATCTGAATGAAGGTTCGGGGCCTGGGAGGAATATATGAATCGATGGGAAACTGtgtgtgtagaccaggggtagtcaaactgcggccctccagatgtccatggaccacaattcccagaagcccctgccagcgaatgctggcaggggcttctgggaattgtagtccatggacatctggagggccgcagtttgactacccctggtgtagacgaAAGGCCACTGCCTTAGGAACCAGTATGTttgtcttatactgaattaggCCATTGGTCCTTCACGCTTGGTATTGTTTACCCCAATTGGCCTTGGCTTTCTGGAGCCTTCGGAGGCAGAGGGCATTTCCTGAACCTTGGCTGCCCGAGATGCTTTCTCTAGATGTGCTGACTGAAGCCTGGGCCATCCCCTTGCAAAGCAGACGCCCTTCCCCTGAGCCGTGGCCCATTTCTCATCACTGGCTTGCTAGCTTCTGTACTTCCTTTGCAGCCTGCCTTTCGGGCTGAAACTCAGGGCAAACGACACAGCGAAAAACAATGAGACCAGAGCAGCACACGAATACAACTCGCAGCGCTACGAAACTAGATCACAAAGTGAGAGGAGCTCACCATCCCAATAGCAGAAGGCAGAACAACAGAGCTGTAGAGTAAACACAACGAGCAGCCAAGCAAAACTGGATTACAAAAGTAGAGTCGAATACAATACAAAGTATAATATAGGCAGTGAAGAATTCACAATTAGCTAGGAAAGCAGTTCCTTCTGTTGATAAAAAAATATGCTCCTGGACTGTCCCGTTTTTCTTTGGACCATATCGGCAGGCTGTTCCTCCAGATAGTAGCTTCACCAGTGTGTGCTTCAGTATGCGCAGCCATTTTCTAAGAAGCACGCAGCAGGCTGggataggtcagcctttctccacttttaaccattgagaaaccccagaaacattcttcaggctttgagaaaccccagatgtggcaggatggtgcagaatagggttgggaagctgagctgtggacacgcccatctggggcccctcccctcccctccccttccctccccctccaggcccatcattggccgttttgggaggggaggggcagatctacatgaccacatagggtcatatcacccaaaaatgtttaattaattaactcccacccattcgagaaaccttACCAGGGTCATCAATAAATCCCAGGGGCTCACGAAACCCTGCTTCAGAAAGCCTGGGAGAGGTGGTCTTCCAGTGGCATAGCCAGCATGATATAATGCTTAGAGAGTATCGGATGCGGTCCCCAATGGATTCCAGTACATGCCTTGGCGGGTATCATCTGCTCCTGACTGTTTCCTTCGCTGTCGGTGCTTTTGCCTCATCTCTGTCTTTCGGTTTCTGCCTTTCTGCTCCGTCCTCCCaattccttctctctcctccccgccACACACCCTGGCCTGCTCCCTCTTCTGGTCTCAGGCAACAGAGGCAGAAGGGACGGACCCAGAAGACGCCACAGAGGCCCCACCCTGTGCTGCAGAGGTGCCTTTAGCGGGTGCCCAGACCGAGGGGGTCAGTTCCTGTCTCCCGGAGGTGGCTGAAGAACATGCCAGAAGCCCAGGGGAGTACACAGTAAGAACTTCAGCGCAGGACAATGCGGCTCCACCTGTACTTCCCCTTGCGTCCCCCGACCCACACTCCTGTGAACTCAAAGCCGGGTGGTCTCTCCTTGCACGCTCCTTGATCATTCCAGGGTTCTTACGTTGCGTGTGCAAGTGAGCACCACTTGCTAATGACTGACAAATGGCCATGATATTTGTGCGTCGAATGAAGGACGGTTCAGGGGAGGCTGAAACGGCAGGGAGACTGGCAGTGCAAGAGCGCTTAGGGGCCCTGAGCAAGATTTctcacatgctaaataatgccagTCCAATCCCCTTCTGCCACTGGGGGCAAGTGGGTTTTGCCATTTCTCACACAACCCCCAGTTGCAGCGTGGATTGGAAGTGTCCTGTTGCCGTTGGCAGGAAACCGGATTTAACAGCATCCGGAAGAGGATGGCTCCCTTACAAACATAGAGTTGCTCCGGTTTTCTTTACTtcccattttccccctcccctccttctcttcaCCCTGCTCTCTGTCgttgcctttccccttcccagatAAAGCGTTTTCTGAAGGACGACTCAGAAGAGGCCGAGTTGGTTCAGTTCCTCAAGGATTACCCTTCCAAGGAGTACTTCCGCTTTGTGCCGTCGGAAGGGTTCCGGAGGGTCGAAGGCGCGGGCCGCCCGGAGCCCAAGATGTTCTCCAGCATGGTCAGGACCATCCCTGAGGACAACTTGGTGGAAAAAGAGCAGAGGGCCTTCCATCGCCCACAGCCCCTCGActtgcagcagcagcacatgGCTGCCCCGACACCGCCAAGCCCTTGCCGACCCAGAAGCCCCTGGGGCAGGCTGGACCCCTATGACTCAGATGAGGTAAGGCATTCCCCATGTTGGCTCTCGTTCCTACTCTTTGTGCTGGGCTGCCTCACGGTGACCACTTCTGGAGTCGGCAGTGATCCTCGGAACATTTTGggtgtttctttttgtttctcaAATGGAACTTGCTTTGCTTAGGAGCTGAGGGGAACGGGGTTGGAAGCCTTTCCGGCAGCAGGCTTGTCCCGCATTAGATATGGAAtgacacagggtgtctgttgtggggagaggaaagggaaggtgattgtaagctgctttgagcctccttcgggtagagaaaagcggcatataagacccaacttttcttcttcttcttcttcttcttcttcttcttcttcttcttcttcttcttggaaaacCAGTAAGGTGGTGGGGATAGCTTCTTTGCTGCCATGGTGTCTGTTGACTCTCATCTAGCAAAGTTGTTTAGGATAATGTGTTGTTAGATCCTCAGcatggaagaagagaagaggggACAGGAGCTCCCGTGGTTTTGGTCATTTCTGTCCCATTAGACTCAGAGGCTGGCCAATTTCCAAAACCGCAGCCAGGTCATTGACATGCGGTGTGCCCTGGGGTTCAGCTTCTCACCTGTTTTGTTTAAAATCTACGTTAAGCCTCTAAATGAGATTGTCCCTTGGGGGTTCGATGTCATCCATATGCTGATGACAGCCTGTTCTGCCTTTCATGAGCCAGGCCTCCAGAAGTAGCCGTCTCTGCCCCGGGCTTTTGCCTCTGTGCCGTAGTCTGCCAGCAAAGGGGAGAAACAAGCCGAAGTCACACAAGATAGTGGGTTGGCTGGCAAGCTTTCTGGCTTGGAGGCAGAGGAGAGTTGCAGACTTTGGAGGAACTAATGCTGTCATCGGCGGAATCCACggaaaactcgggggggggggacggactcTGCTGATGGATTGGCAGATTGGGCGTTATTGCTGGAATCGCTTTCTGCTAATGCCTTCTGGTATGCAGACTGGCTCGCTTCCATGCCGCTCTGACCTCAAGGCTAGATTACTTCGACAGCTTTACACAGAGCCAGCTTTACACAGAGTGAAAGAAACTGGAGTTGGCCCAGAACATTGAACTAAGGCACGTTTCCTTGGTTATACCGGTTAGGTCATGCAGTTTGGAATAAAGAGTCTGGAAACATATCGGCAGCCAGTCTGAGATGATGATGTAAGCttgtcatagaatcagaatcatagagtcggaagggacctcctgggtcatctagtccaaccccctgcactatgcgggacactcacatccctatcgctcacccactgtcacctgccacccccttgagccttcacagaatcagcctctccgtcagatggctctccagcctctgttttaaaaatttccaaagatagagaacccaccacctccgaggaagcctgctccactttTATTTACTTAGTTGGGTGGTGCGAATTACGGGTGGGCCTCCCCCAGCTAATATATTCCTAATACGCCCCACAATTGCTCTTCATGTGGAAGAATACATTGCATCCATAAAACAGCCTaccccaggggtcctcaaactttttgggcctgagggcacctttggaatgctGACACAGAACAGTGGgcatggccacaaaatggctgccacaggaggcggaaccaactcaaaatggctgcctcgggaggtggagccagccacgcCCTAGTGGCTGCAGTTGGCCTTCAACCACAGTGTGGGAAATTTTGAGCTGTAGTAATGGCTGCTGTGAAACAGGAACATTTAAAAGTTTGCGTAGCCAATCAAATGCCCCATCTGGCcagcccattttctaaaaacacgaGGTGGGCACCAGGAGTAGTAACAGCGGATGCCGTGtcggggacccctggcctagccCATTTGATGGTTCTTCTGCCCAGGCCCCTGCTGACACACCTTTTCCCCATGAAAAAAAACAGGATTGTCCAGCCATCCCCTGAAAGTGATGATGTCTATCACAGGAGCTTTTCTTGTTTCCCTTCCTCCCGGTCTCCCTCTTTCTGCCGTTCTTCAGGATGACAAGGAATATGTGGGGTTTGCAACACTCCCCAATCAAGTCCACCGGAAGTCTGTGAAAAAAGGCTTTGATTTCACGCTCATGGTTGCAGGTATGGGTGTGTGGGTGTTTgtctttgtgtttgtgtttgtgtttttcctttcctttgatgCCCTGGAGGGTTGGAAGATCAACAACAGTGAACCATTATGACCAACAAACTACCCTtttgtagtgtccctgacacgttgtaccacatacttctggtgtgtcctaagtttgaagtatttcgttgcccgttagctaattatctgaagaaattgaaattcagctgtgaacgagaaacactggattaaaatgatactcaatgtgagggacacagcaactattataaaagtagcaaagttcttactggcaattttaaatgaaaatcttttacgatagattttacatctgaaactgtttgaaattttcattttaggctttgcaattttatgccaataaaggtactctggatctgaatctgaatcattaTGACCAactggaacctccatgttcagaggcaatatatCCCTGAAAACCAGCTACTGTAGGGGCAGCCAAAAGCAGGAGACAGCTGTTACCAGATGCAGATTTGCAATAATATTTATACAGACCCTTGATGTTTTTCAGTGTCCAGTTTGATGAGCCTTTCTTATTGTGATATTCTAAGTGTCCTTGAAAGCTACCTTGACTGAACCTGGAGAGCTGGCatatagaaatatattttaaacaaaccaCAGAACTAGTGTCCATGAGGGTTCCATCCATCTGGCCTagcaggttatttatttatttgtcgtATGGCCcgtgttgtgtagccaggagattgttTGGCAGACAGGCAAGGGACGTTGGAGGCAGAAGCACAAAACCAACAAATCACAGAATTGTAAGGGGCCTGCTGCTCATTCATCGGCTTGAGCACCCATGAGTTTTTGTGCTGTGAGAAAGAGgggaaagtacttctttctccaTCTTCTTTATCCCAGGCATAATTTCGTAAACCTCTCTTAGGTCACCCCTCCGTTGACATTTCCCCAAACTAAAGAGCCCTGACCTCTgtaacctttcctcacagggaacgTATGCCATCcccttaataattttatttgtccctttctgcagcttctccaatgctgtaatacattttttttttttgcggtgcAGTGGccagaattgtacacagtattccaaataacACCACGCCATAGATTCATGCAAGGGTCCCGTTTTACTGCCTGGCAGTGATTTGTTATCAGAGAGTTTTTATCTCGAGAGTTTTATTCTCCTTGGCCTTCTTTCAGTTTTGCTCTGTTCCCTACACAAGACGATGGTGCAGAGACAGAAGCTCTACAGCTGCACTTAACCGTCATTCCTTGCAGCGCTAGTTGTAGCGTTTAGTGCCCAGGATAAAAGCGCTGTTTGAAAGACGTTTGCCTGCCTTCTCTCCTTTGTTCTTTCTGCTGAAGTCCatttgctgctgtttttcctCCCAGGAGAGGCCGGGCTGGGGAAGTCCACGCTTGTCAACAGTCTCTTTCTTACTGACCTGTACAAAGACCGCAAACTCCTAAACGCCGAAGGTAAGGTGGCTTCTCTGAACCGTCCTTTCCTTCTGTCCTTTTACAGGAGAAAGGTGAAGGGGGAGGGGTACCTCTGCACTTTAAAAAGGGAGATAGTTTGATGCAGAAGAACCATGCAAGAgaacccagccctggcctgacctTATAAGGCACAGTGCTTTCTCCAGTTCCCTTTTTTTCTCCTCCCGAAAGTGCATTTTCAAAACGCGTTCTTTAATGGTGATAAATTTGTTTGTGGCACATTGTTTGTGGCACACAATTATAAGTGATCTGGGCATAATGGAGAGATAGAGATTAGACAGAATTAGATTTTAAAAGGCTTAGACAAAAATCACAGGGGATGAGTCTATCGACAGCTGTTAGCCATGATTGTTATATGGAGCCTCCACATATAGGCGCAGTCATATTGCATGATAGTTTTGAGAGccagcagtgtagtggttaagaacagcagcctccagaatctgaagaactggccttgattccccactcctcctccacatgcagccagcttgggtcagtcacagttctctcagagctccctcagctccacttacctctgttgcggggaggggaagggtatgcgattgtaagccagtttgagacttctttgggtaataaaaagcatggAATGAAAAGAAACAACCCAGCACTTCTCTTCTAGATGCTGGAGGACAAACATCAAGAGAGAGCTATTGAAtaattgggctgatcctgcgttgagcagggggttggactaaatggcctgtttggccccttccaactctacgattctatgattctataattctgtgactCTAAGCCCTGGTTGCAAACTTCTTGGAGATATTCGGCTGGAACCTGTAGGAAACAGGATCCTGGTCTCCATAGCCTTGCCTTGAGCCAGAGAACTGTGAAATCCTTATTAAAAAGAGACCATTGGCTGTGATAGCTAAGTGGAGCCTCCATGCATAGAAGCAATGTACCTTCAATATGGACTGCTGGGAGGAGCCAAGAGATTCCTCTGTCCTTTATGAGAAGGATCTCAGGTTTGCCACACTGGTTCTTGAGAAGATTTGGCTGTGAGCCTCCATGTTCAGCGGCAGTATACCTTTTGTTCTCAGACACTGGGGTCAATGAAGGCTGTTAGAAGCATCTGGCTTTCTGCTGTCAGCAACAGGATGTTGGAGTAAGACACTGCCCGGAGTTTTGGCCTTTTGTTATGTGCGTTGGGGTGTTGCATAgcccaggcgtagtcaacctgtggtcctccagatgttcatggactacaattcccatgagcccctgccagcatttgctggcaggggctcatgggaattgtagtccatggacatctggaggaccacaggttgactacccctggcatggcCGTTGCACCAGCCTCTTGTAAGTGACATTTCCGTCCTTTTCTCCTTGGGGCTAGAGCGGATCATGCAGACGGTCGAAATCACAAAGCACGTGGTGGACATTGAGGAGAAAGGCGTGAAGCTCCGCCTGACCATCGTGGACACGCCCGGCTTTGGAGATGCCGTCAACAACACAGAGTGGTATGTCTCCCCcttggagagaggagaggaattAGTCCTGGCAGCTTGTAGGCAGAGCCCTGGGCAGGGAATCCCATTAGGCCTGGCCTGGAGAGCCAATTTGACTTCTGGAGAGAAGCCAAGAGTTGGGATAAAAATAATCTACTCGGGACAAaagccagctggctgctgggcaggtAAATCCTCGTGAGAGGAGGCATGAGGCTGTTTCCAGCAGAGATTCTTGTCTCCCCCAGTTTCTGGTGATGCCAAAGGAAGTGTGGGGCATATGCTCTCCTGAAATTGCCTGGCCCAGTAGGCAATTAGTGGGCCCACTAAGTCTCTCCAGTTAGCCCATAACTTTATAAGTTAGCCCCACCTCCACCTGCCTCCGGCCCTGAGTTGGTACCCCAGCACCTCATTGGGTGGAACTTCGGTGCAGCCTCCTTCAACCTTGTCCTGTTCCTTCCCCAGCTGGAAACCTGTGGCCGACTACGTAGACCAGCAGTTTGAACAGTACTTCCGGGACGAAAGTGGCCTGAACCGGAAGAACATCCAGGACAACCGGGTCCACTGCTGCCTCTATTTCATTTCGCCCTTCGGACACGGGTACGGGGAGCGGAGGGGACCGAGGCtcagctaagaagaagaagaagaagatgaagagttggttcttatttgccgcttttctctacccgaaggaggcacaaagcggcttgcagtcaccttccttttcctctctaaGCTAGCCTTTGCTTTtggagcagggtatcaaaacaTTGGTTTCCACAGCCACAGGCTACATGAGCAGGCGAGTGAGGCTAGCGTgcagtaaggcaggggtagtcaacctgtggtcctccagatgttaatggactacaattcccatgagcccctgctccatgaacatctggaggaccacaggttgactacccctgaagtaaggTGGTGTTGGGGATCAGGGATTTTAACACCCCCTATCTTGTTTCCTGAATGGAAACACGACATTTTCAATTGGATTTAGAGTTCAGGTAAGGACTCCCTCCTCTTTAGGACCACTCCAGTCCACATGACTGCCTTTCCCTGGGCCTACTTTTTGTAGCTAAATTGCACACTCGGAATCCCCAGCATGTGTGTCGCTTACTGTGAAGTGCCTAAATACACACTGCATTGTCTTAGAGTCCACCACAAGGATTTTCAGCCGGACGTGCTGAATGGAATGTTTGAAACGAAAATTGTAGGCATGTAGAGGCCCAGTTCAGTTTTATGTTTCTTGACTGAAACCACAGAACAAGGCTGTCTTGAGCAACCTAACTTTTAGGTTCAAGGTGTGGGCTGGGAAGGCCCAGTTTGCTCTTCGCTTCCCAACGCCTCACTGCATCTCTCGGCAGGCTGCGGCCCCTGGATGTCGAATTCATGAAAGCTCTCCATCAGCGGGTGAACATCGTCCCGGTCCTGGCCAAAGCTGACACCTTGACACCCTACGAGGTGGAGCGGATGAAGAACAAGGTGAGGGGAGGCCATGAGGACAAACGGGGGTGATTCTCCCAGCTCCCCCAAGCAGGTGCCGAGGAAGGGGTCCAGGATAGCCTCTCTGTCCAGGTTATGAAAAGTGTTTGTGCCAGGATCATCTGACTTGTGAAATGTCCCCTCTGTGCCACCTTGAGCAGCTCTCCGTTATGCCCGAGGGCACCTTTCTCTCtacacttcattcattcattcattcattcattcattcattcattcattcattcattcattcattcattcatttgtgccAGGCATGTGTCCAGTTCTGCCTTTCATTTCCATAGTAGCTAACAGAACATCCCTTGTTGAAGGagttttctcttttcctgccccGTGCAGTGAGTGATgcacagtggtggtggggagagcacACAAAACATTGTCCTATCTATGGTAATCATGTGCCATTGAGCCCTCATCCTGCAGCAAGTGTGGAACTAAGCCATGCTCAAGCTTTGTTGGTGACAGGTATAATTTCTCCCCCTCCAGATCCGTGATGAAATTGAGCAATTTGGAATCCGGGTTTACCAGTTCCCAGACTGTGATTCAGATGAAGATGATGAGTTTAAGATGCAGGATCAAGCCCTTAAGGTAAGGGGCGGGTGGAGCTGGATACCCTGGCATTGCAATTAAACTGTGAAAAGACAGGCCCCAAATCTGGTCTAAAAAAACAGGAAGAACAACCAGGAAAACAATGGAAGGCAAAGGGTGATACCTGGATTCCTTGTTACAACTGAGTGAGCAAATCAGGACAATTCCAGACAAAGTGGTGAATATGGAAACAATGGGTGACTGTTTAAAACAGCATGTTTGAATGGACTTTGAATGGAGGCCGATGTGGTACAGAGAACAGCTACAAACAATAAAcacgat contains:
- the SEPTIN4 gene encoding septin-4 isoform X2, yielding MLVYGDLSHVLRTCPGLPPAQVGLEDAALPMPKSASCCREIKRFLKDDSEEAELVQFLKDYPSKEYFRFVPSEGFRRVEGAGRPEPKMFSSMVRTIPEDNLVEKEQRAFHRPQPLDLQQQHMAAPTPPSPCRPRSPWGRLDPYDSDEDDKEYVGFATLPNQVHRKSVKKGFDFTLMVAGEAGLGKSTLVNSLFLTDLYKDRKLLNAEERIMQTVEITKHVVDIEEKGVKLRLTIVDTPGFGDAVNNTECWKPVADYVDQQFEQYFRDESGLNRKNIQDNRVHCCLYFISPFGHGLRPLDVEFMKALHQRVNIVPVLAKADTLTPYEVERMKNKIRDEIEQFGIRVYQFPDCDSDEDDEFKMQDQALKESIPFAVIGSNTVVEAKGRRVRGRLYPWGIVEVENPAHCDFIKLRTMLVRTHMQDLKDVTRETHYENYRAQCIQSMTRMVVKERNRNKLTRESGTDFPIPAIPPVLDSETEKLIREKDAELRQMQEMLQKIQQQMTDSH
- the SEPTIN4 gene encoding septin-4 isoform X1, which translates into the protein MASYISEPENEGKATEAEGTDPEDATEAPPCAAEVPLAGAQTEGVSSCLPEVAEEHARSPGEYTIKRFLKDDSEEAELVQFLKDYPSKEYFRFVPSEGFRRVEGAGRPEPKMFSSMVRTIPEDNLVEKEQRAFHRPQPLDLQQQHMAAPTPPSPCRPRSPWGRLDPYDSDEDDKEYVGFATLPNQVHRKSVKKGFDFTLMVAGEAGLGKSTLVNSLFLTDLYKDRKLLNAEERIMQTVEITKHVVDIEEKGVKLRLTIVDTPGFGDAVNNTECWKPVADYVDQQFEQYFRDESGLNRKNIQDNRVHCCLYFISPFGHGLRPLDVEFMKALHQRVNIVPVLAKADTLTPYEVERMKNKIRDEIEQFGIRVYQFPDCDSDEDDEFKMQDQALKESIPFAVIGSNTVVEAKGRRVRGRLYPWGIVEVENPAHCDFIKLRTMLVRTHMQDLKDVTRETHYENYRAQCIQSMTRMVVKERNRNKLTRESGTDFPIPAIPPVLDSETEKLIREKDAELRQMQEMLQKIQQQMTDSH
- the SEPTIN4 gene encoding septin-4 isoform X5 translates to MASYISEPENEGKIKRFLKDDSEEAELVQFLKDYPSKEYFRFVPSEGFRRVEGAGRPEPKMFSSMVRTIPEDNLVEKEQRAFHRPQPLDLQQQHMAAPTPPSPCRPRSPWGRLDPYDSDEDDKEYVGFATLPNQVHRKSVKKGFDFTLMVAGEAGLGKSTLVNSLFLTDLYKDRKLLNAEERIMQTVEITKHVVDIEEKGVKLRLTIVDTPGFGDAVNNTECWKPVADYVDQQFEQYFRDESGLNRKNIQDNRVHCCLYFISPFGHGLRPLDVEFMKALHQRVNIVPVLAKADTLTPYEVERMKNKIRDEIEQFGIRVYQFPDCDSDEDDEFKMQDQALKESIPFAVIGSNTVVEAKGRRVRGRLYPWGIVEVENPAHCDFIKLRTMLVRTHMQDLKDVTRETHYENYRAQCIQSMTRMVVKERNRNKLTRESGTDFPIPAIPPVLDSETEKLIREKDAELRQMQEMLQKIQQQMTDSH
- the SEPTIN4 gene encoding septin-4 isoform X4 produces the protein MVEVTYKVFWIGFSLASAFKEIKRFLKDDSEEAELVQFLKDYPSKEYFRFVPSEGFRRVEGAGRPEPKMFSSMVRTIPEDNLVEKEQRAFHRPQPLDLQQQHMAAPTPPSPCRPRSPWGRLDPYDSDEDDKEYVGFATLPNQVHRKSVKKGFDFTLMVAGEAGLGKSTLVNSLFLTDLYKDRKLLNAEERIMQTVEITKHVVDIEEKGVKLRLTIVDTPGFGDAVNNTECWKPVADYVDQQFEQYFRDESGLNRKNIQDNRVHCCLYFISPFGHGLRPLDVEFMKALHQRVNIVPVLAKADTLTPYEVERMKNKIRDEIEQFGIRVYQFPDCDSDEDDEFKMQDQALKESIPFAVIGSNTVVEAKGRRVRGRLYPWGIVEVENPAHCDFIKLRTMLVRTHMQDLKDVTRETHYENYRAQCIQSMTRMVVKERNRNKLTRESGTDFPIPAIPPVLDSETEKLIREKDAELRQMQEMLQKIQQQMTDSH
- the SEPTIN4 gene encoding septin-4 isoform X3 gives rise to the protein MASYISEPENEGKATEAEGTDPEDATEAPPCAAEVPLAGAQTEGVSSCLPEVAEEHARSPGEYTIKRFLKDDSEEAELVQFLKDYPSKEYFRFVPSEGFRRVEGAGRPEPKMFSSMVRTIPEDNLVEKEQRAFHRPQPLDLQQQHMAAPTPPSPCRPRSPWGRLDPYDSDEDDKEYVGFATLPNQVHRKSVKKGFDFTLMVAGEAGLGKSTLVNSLFLTDLYKDRKLLNAEERIMQTVEITKHVVDIEEKGVKLRLTIVDTPGFGDAVNNTECWKPVADYVDQQFEQYFRDESGLNRKNIQDNRVHCCLYFISPFGHGLRPLDVEFMKALHQRVNIVPVLAKADTLTPYEVERMKNKIRDEIEQFGIRVYQFPDCDSDEDDEFKMQDQALKESIPFAVIGSNTVVEAKGRRVRGRLYPWGIVEVENPAHCDFIKLRTMLVRTHMQDLKDVTRETHYENYRAQCIQSMTRMVVKERNRKHEEERRSVLS